A genomic region of Pyrus communis chromosome 14, drPyrComm1.1, whole genome shotgun sequence contains the following coding sequences:
- the LOC137715035 gene encoding AP-2 complex subunit alpha-1-like isoform X1 has translation MSLSGMRGLSVFISDIRNCQNKEQERLRVDKELGNVRTRFKNEKGLIPYEKKKYVWKMLYIYMLGYDVDFGHMEAVSLISAPKYPEKQVGYIATACLLNENHDFLRIAINTVRNDIIGRNETFQCLALTMVGNIGGREFAESLAPDVQKLLISSSYRPLVRKKAALCLLRLYRKNPDVVNVDGWADRMAQLLDERDLGVLTSSMSLLVALVSNHYDAYWSCLPKCVKILERLARNQDIPQEYTYYGIPSPWLQVRTMRALQYFPTVEDPNTRRSLFEVLQRILMGTDVVKNVNKNNASHAVLFEALALVMHLDAEKEMMSQCVALLGKFIAVREPNIRYLGLENMTRMLMVTDVQDIIKRHQAQIITSLKDPDISIRRRALDLLYGMCDVSNAKDIVEELLQYLSTADFAMREELSLKAAILAEKFAPDLSWYVDVILQLIDKAGDFVSDDIWFRVVQFVTNNEDLQPYAAARAREYLDKPAIHETMVKVSAYIIGEFGHLLARRPGCSPKELFSVIHEKLPAVTTSTVPILLSTYAKIFMHTQPPDQELQNQIWSIFNKYESCIDVEIQQRAAEYLALSRRGAALVDILSEMPKFPERQSALIKKAEDTEVDTAEQSAIKLRAQQQTSSALVVTDQRPANGTPPVNQLGLVKMPSMSSNADHNSTDQGSSQENGTLSKVDPQAPAADILGDLLGPLAIEGPPATAGEPQQNVIPGLGGDPDAVDASAIVPVGEEQNSVQPIGNIAERFHALCLKDSGVLYEDPNIQIGIKAEWRLHQGCFVLFLGNKNTSPLVSVQAIILPPSHLKMELSLVPDTIPPRAQVQCPLEVVNLRPSRDVAVLDFSYKFGNNMVNVKLRLPAVLNKFLQPIPVSAEEFFPQWRSLSGPPLKLQEVVRGVKPMPLAEMANLLNSFRLMVCPALDPNPNNLVASTTFYSESTRAMLCLVRIETDPADRTQLRMTVASGDPSLTLELKEFIKEQLVIMPTARAPGPVPPAPPVAQPTSPVSALTDPGAMLAGLL, from the exons ATGTCGTTGTCAGGCATGCGAGGCCTCTCTGTTTTCATCAGCGACATTCGGAATTGCCAGAACAAAGAGCAGGAGAGGCTGCGGGTCGATAAGGAGCTTGGGAATGTCCGTACACGCTTCAAAAACGAAAAG GGTTTGATACCTtatgaaaagaagaaatatgTCTGGAAAATGCTTTACATTTATATGCTGGGCTACGATGTGGATTTTGGGCACATGGAAGCAGTTTCTCTAATATCTGCGCCTAAGTATCCAGAAAAGCAG GTTGGGTACATTGCAACAGCATGCTTGCTCAATGAGAACCATGATTTTCTGAGAATAGCGATAAATACCGTGCGCAATGACATCATTGGTCGGAATGAGACCTTCCAATGTTTGGCGTTGACTATG GTTGGGAATATTGGTGGCCGAGAATTTGCGGAGTCATTAGCACCTGATGTTCAAAAATTACTT ATTTCTAGCAGCTACAGACCACTTGTGAGAAAAAAGGCTGCACTATGTTTATTGCGCTTGTATAGAAAAAATCCTGATGTTGTGAACGTAGATGGCTG gGCTGACCGGATGGCACAACTTTTAGATGAACGTGATCTTGGTGTGTTAACATCATCTATGAGCCTTCTTGTTGCCCTTGTATCAAACCACTATGATGCTTACTGGAGTTGTCTGCCAAAATGCGTTAAAATATTAGAACGACTTGCTAGGAACCAGGATATTCCACAAGAGTACACCTACTATGGCATCCCATCTCCCTGGCTTCAG GTCAGGACAATGAGGGCTCTTCAATATTTTCCGACTGTCGAAGATCCAAATACCAGAAGATCATTGTTTGAG GTCTTACAGCGGATTTTGATGGGTACTGATGTTGTGAAAAATGTTAATAAGAACAATGCATCACATGCTGTTCTCTTTGAAGCCCTCGCTCTT GTCATGCATCTTGATGCTGAAAAGGAGATGATGTCTCAGTGTGTTGCCCTTCTTGGAAAATTTATTGCTGTCCGAGAACCAAATATCCGATATCTTGGTTTG GAAAATATGACCCGCATGTTAATGGTGACTGATGTGCAAGATATCATCAAGAGACATCAGGCTCAGATCATCACCTCATTGAAGGATCCAGATATCAG TATACGTAGGCGTGCTCTAGACTTGCTTTATGGTATGTGTGATGTTTCAAATGCAAAAGATATAGTTGAAGAATTATTGCAG TATCTTAGCACAGCAGATTTTGCCATGCGTGAAGAATTGTCTCTTAAGGCTGCCATTCTTGCAGAAAAGTTTGCCCCTGATCTTTCTTG GTATGTAGATGTGATTCTTCAATTAATTGACAAGGCTGGAGACTTTGTTAGTGATGATATATGGTTTCGTGTTGTGCAATTTGTTACAAATAACGAAGACTTACAG CCTTATGCAGCAGCAAGAGCTAGGGAGTATCTAGACAAACCTGCTATACATGAGACTATGGTTAAG GTCAGTGCATATATCATTGGAGAATTTGGCCACCTTTTGGCCAGACGGCCTGGGTGCAGTCCGAAGGAATTATTTAGTGTCATACATGAGAAGCTTCCTGCTGTAAC GACATCTACGGTACCTATTCTTCTTTCAACATATGCTAAGATCTTTATGCACACTCAACCTCCAGATCAGGAACTACAGAATCAGATCTGGTCAATTTTCAACAA ATATGAGAGTTGCATTGATGTTGAGATACAACAAAGAGCTGCTGAATACCTTGCCTTAAGTAGGAGAGGTGCAGCTCTGGTGGATATTTTGTCTGAAATGCCTAAATTTCCCGAGCGGCAG TCTGCATTGATCAAGAAGGCTGAAGATACAGAAGTTGATACAGCAGAACAAAGTGCTATCAAGTTGCGGGCCCAGCAGCAAACATCGAGTGCTTTGGTTGTGACCGACCAACGCCCTGCTAATGGGACCCCGCCTGTCAACCAGCTTGGTCTTGTCAAGATGCCTAGCATGAGCAGTAATGCG GATCACAATTCAACTGACCAAGGTTCGTCTCAGGAAAATGGTACTTTGAGTAAAGTTGATCCTCAGGCACCTGCAGCAGATATCCTTGGTGATCTATTGGGTCCCCTGGCTATTGAAGGCCCTCCCGCTACTGCTGGTGAGCCTCAGCAGAATGTAATCCCTGGATTAGGAGGTGATCCAGATGCTGTGGATGCTTCAGCAATTGTGCCTGTTGGCGAGGAGCAAAATTCTGTTCAG CCAATAGGAAATATTGCTGAAAGGTTTCATGCTCTCTGCTTGAAGGATAGTGGTGTTCTTTACGAAGATCCTAATATTCAG ATTGGAATTAAAGCCGAGTGGCGGCTACATCAAGGatgttttgttcttttcttgggAAACAAAAATACTTCACCACTTGTGTCAGTTCAGGCTATAATATTACCTCCCTCTCATTTGAAAATGGAGCTCTCACTAGTACCGGATACTATTCCTCCCAGGGCACAG GTACAATGCCCGCTAGAAGTTGTGAATCTCAGACCTAGCAGGGATGTAGCAGTTCTTGATTTTTCCTACAAGTTTGGTAACAATATG GTCAATGTCAAGCTTCGCCTCCCAGCTGTCTTAAATAAATTTCTTCAGCCTATTCCAGTGTCTGCTGAAGAGTTCTTTCCTCAGTGGAGATCACTTTCGGGGCCACCTCTGAAGCTTCAAGAAGTG GTTAGAGGTGTCAAACCAATGCCACTTGCAGAAATGGCGAATCTACTTAACAGTTTTCGGTTGATGGTTTGTCCGGCACTT GACCCAAATCCAAATAATCTTGTTGCAAGTACAACGTTTTACTCAGAAAGTACACGGGCCATGCTTTGCTTG GTTAGAATAGAAACAGATCCAGCAGACAGAACACAGTTGCGTATGACAGTTGCTTCAGGGGACCCTTCATTAACGCTCGA GTTGAAGGAGTTCATCAAGGAACAATTAGTTATCATGCCTACAGCTCGCGCACCTGGACCGGTGCCACCAGCACCTCCAGTAGCTCAACCGACCAGTCCAGTTTCAGCATTAACGGACCCTGGGGCTATGCTGGCCGGCTTGCTGTGA
- the LOC137715035 gene encoding AP-2 complex subunit alpha-1-like isoform X2 yields the protein MLYIYMLGYDVDFGHMEAVSLISAPKYPEKQVGYIATACLLNENHDFLRIAINTVRNDIIGRNETFQCLALTMVGNIGGREFAESLAPDVQKLLISSSYRPLVRKKAALCLLRLYRKNPDVVNVDGWADRMAQLLDERDLGVLTSSMSLLVALVSNHYDAYWSCLPKCVKILERLARNQDIPQEYTYYGIPSPWLQVRTMRALQYFPTVEDPNTRRSLFEVLQRILMGTDVVKNVNKNNASHAVLFEALALVMHLDAEKEMMSQCVALLGKFIAVREPNIRYLGLENMTRMLMVTDVQDIIKRHQAQIITSLKDPDISIRRRALDLLYGMCDVSNAKDIVEELLQYLSTADFAMREELSLKAAILAEKFAPDLSWYVDVILQLIDKAGDFVSDDIWFRVVQFVTNNEDLQPYAAARAREYLDKPAIHETMVKVSAYIIGEFGHLLARRPGCSPKELFSVIHEKLPAVTTSTVPILLSTYAKIFMHTQPPDQELQNQIWSIFNKYESCIDVEIQQRAAEYLALSRRGAALVDILSEMPKFPERQSALIKKAEDTEVDTAEQSAIKLRAQQQTSSALVVTDQRPANGTPPVNQLGLVKMPSMSSNADHNSTDQGSSQENGTLSKVDPQAPAADILGDLLGPLAIEGPPATAGEPQQNVIPGLGGDPDAVDASAIVPVGEEQNSVQPIGNIAERFHALCLKDSGVLYEDPNIQIGIKAEWRLHQGCFVLFLGNKNTSPLVSVQAIILPPSHLKMELSLVPDTIPPRAQVQCPLEVVNLRPSRDVAVLDFSYKFGNNMVNVKLRLPAVLNKFLQPIPVSAEEFFPQWRSLSGPPLKLQEVVRGVKPMPLAEMANLLNSFRLMVCPALDPNPNNLVASTTFYSESTRAMLCLVRIETDPADRTQLRMTVASGDPSLTLELKEFIKEQLVIMPTARAPGPVPPAPPVAQPTSPVSALTDPGAMLAGLL from the exons ATGCTTTACATTTATATGCTGGGCTACGATGTGGATTTTGGGCACATGGAAGCAGTTTCTCTAATATCTGCGCCTAAGTATCCAGAAAAGCAG GTTGGGTACATTGCAACAGCATGCTTGCTCAATGAGAACCATGATTTTCTGAGAATAGCGATAAATACCGTGCGCAATGACATCATTGGTCGGAATGAGACCTTCCAATGTTTGGCGTTGACTATG GTTGGGAATATTGGTGGCCGAGAATTTGCGGAGTCATTAGCACCTGATGTTCAAAAATTACTT ATTTCTAGCAGCTACAGACCACTTGTGAGAAAAAAGGCTGCACTATGTTTATTGCGCTTGTATAGAAAAAATCCTGATGTTGTGAACGTAGATGGCTG gGCTGACCGGATGGCACAACTTTTAGATGAACGTGATCTTGGTGTGTTAACATCATCTATGAGCCTTCTTGTTGCCCTTGTATCAAACCACTATGATGCTTACTGGAGTTGTCTGCCAAAATGCGTTAAAATATTAGAACGACTTGCTAGGAACCAGGATATTCCACAAGAGTACACCTACTATGGCATCCCATCTCCCTGGCTTCAG GTCAGGACAATGAGGGCTCTTCAATATTTTCCGACTGTCGAAGATCCAAATACCAGAAGATCATTGTTTGAG GTCTTACAGCGGATTTTGATGGGTACTGATGTTGTGAAAAATGTTAATAAGAACAATGCATCACATGCTGTTCTCTTTGAAGCCCTCGCTCTT GTCATGCATCTTGATGCTGAAAAGGAGATGATGTCTCAGTGTGTTGCCCTTCTTGGAAAATTTATTGCTGTCCGAGAACCAAATATCCGATATCTTGGTTTG GAAAATATGACCCGCATGTTAATGGTGACTGATGTGCAAGATATCATCAAGAGACATCAGGCTCAGATCATCACCTCATTGAAGGATCCAGATATCAG TATACGTAGGCGTGCTCTAGACTTGCTTTATGGTATGTGTGATGTTTCAAATGCAAAAGATATAGTTGAAGAATTATTGCAG TATCTTAGCACAGCAGATTTTGCCATGCGTGAAGAATTGTCTCTTAAGGCTGCCATTCTTGCAGAAAAGTTTGCCCCTGATCTTTCTTG GTATGTAGATGTGATTCTTCAATTAATTGACAAGGCTGGAGACTTTGTTAGTGATGATATATGGTTTCGTGTTGTGCAATTTGTTACAAATAACGAAGACTTACAG CCTTATGCAGCAGCAAGAGCTAGGGAGTATCTAGACAAACCTGCTATACATGAGACTATGGTTAAG GTCAGTGCATATATCATTGGAGAATTTGGCCACCTTTTGGCCAGACGGCCTGGGTGCAGTCCGAAGGAATTATTTAGTGTCATACATGAGAAGCTTCCTGCTGTAAC GACATCTACGGTACCTATTCTTCTTTCAACATATGCTAAGATCTTTATGCACACTCAACCTCCAGATCAGGAACTACAGAATCAGATCTGGTCAATTTTCAACAA ATATGAGAGTTGCATTGATGTTGAGATACAACAAAGAGCTGCTGAATACCTTGCCTTAAGTAGGAGAGGTGCAGCTCTGGTGGATATTTTGTCTGAAATGCCTAAATTTCCCGAGCGGCAG TCTGCATTGATCAAGAAGGCTGAAGATACAGAAGTTGATACAGCAGAACAAAGTGCTATCAAGTTGCGGGCCCAGCAGCAAACATCGAGTGCTTTGGTTGTGACCGACCAACGCCCTGCTAATGGGACCCCGCCTGTCAACCAGCTTGGTCTTGTCAAGATGCCTAGCATGAGCAGTAATGCG GATCACAATTCAACTGACCAAGGTTCGTCTCAGGAAAATGGTACTTTGAGTAAAGTTGATCCTCAGGCACCTGCAGCAGATATCCTTGGTGATCTATTGGGTCCCCTGGCTATTGAAGGCCCTCCCGCTACTGCTGGTGAGCCTCAGCAGAATGTAATCCCTGGATTAGGAGGTGATCCAGATGCTGTGGATGCTTCAGCAATTGTGCCTGTTGGCGAGGAGCAAAATTCTGTTCAG CCAATAGGAAATATTGCTGAAAGGTTTCATGCTCTCTGCTTGAAGGATAGTGGTGTTCTTTACGAAGATCCTAATATTCAG ATTGGAATTAAAGCCGAGTGGCGGCTACATCAAGGatgttttgttcttttcttgggAAACAAAAATACTTCACCACTTGTGTCAGTTCAGGCTATAATATTACCTCCCTCTCATTTGAAAATGGAGCTCTCACTAGTACCGGATACTATTCCTCCCAGGGCACAG GTACAATGCCCGCTAGAAGTTGTGAATCTCAGACCTAGCAGGGATGTAGCAGTTCTTGATTTTTCCTACAAGTTTGGTAACAATATG GTCAATGTCAAGCTTCGCCTCCCAGCTGTCTTAAATAAATTTCTTCAGCCTATTCCAGTGTCTGCTGAAGAGTTCTTTCCTCAGTGGAGATCACTTTCGGGGCCACCTCTGAAGCTTCAAGAAGTG GTTAGAGGTGTCAAACCAATGCCACTTGCAGAAATGGCGAATCTACTTAACAGTTTTCGGTTGATGGTTTGTCCGGCACTT GACCCAAATCCAAATAATCTTGTTGCAAGTACAACGTTTTACTCAGAAAGTACACGGGCCATGCTTTGCTTG GTTAGAATAGAAACAGATCCAGCAGACAGAACACAGTTGCGTATGACAGTTGCTTCAGGGGACCCTTCATTAACGCTCGA GTTGAAGGAGTTCATCAAGGAACAATTAGTTATCATGCCTACAGCTCGCGCACCTGGACCGGTGCCACCAGCACCTCCAGTAGCTCAACCGACCAGTCCAGTTTCAGCATTAACGGACCCTGGGGCTATGCTGGCCGGCTTGCTGTGA
- the LOC137715216 gene encoding DDT domain-containing protein PTM-like: MDNPVVKKRGRPRKRKVEDEKDLKLGPEAKKRVVETRLIVLVGRYVLKDFGRSGIFLGKVVYYDAGLYRVNYEDGDCEDLESGEIRGILVGDDDFDTGLNVRRKKLDDLVSNLNRETAAGLDKNVVNSVQEADRIDSPALRDLGGGVKIESDETQIEGDDDSSSDSSEYERDRDMGFDDKPPPVPPPPLPPSSGTIGVPEQYVSHLFSVYGFLRSFSISLFLNPFTLDDFVGSLNCCAPNTLLDAIHVALLRALRRHLETLSSDGSEVAPKCLRCIDWNLVDTLTWPVYLVQYLTIMGYTKGPDWRGFYNDVLGKEYYLLSVGIKLIILQILCNDVLDAKDLRDELDMREESEVGIDYDAEVTNPLVSGPRRVHPRYSKTSAWKDREEVETNRTSGNANSISSKGVKEDVDDADRNSDECRLCGMDGTLLCCDGCPSAYHTRCIGVMKLSIPEGSWYCPECTIDKIGPTITKGTSVKGAQIFGIDSYEHIFMGTCNHLLVLKETINTEPCVRYYSQNDIPKVLKVLHSSGQHTALYSDVCKAILQYWSIPESVLYFPEATETEIPLEYTKEGAKSSTRSLPLPGKENHTVADPVKAENYVTSVSHTNLGYTAASSLNASDKIQVDLPNFQSNGGSEPQERRPLIIKIRTRQKMEFSVPNGTGSQQADPSHLTHQSSVERPLAVARSTCTSGNINSSYSEHACMGAFYKPQAYINYYMHGEFAASAASKLAAISSEETRVSDSQALGNPRKVASANISLQTKAFSLTASRFFWPSSEKKLVEVPRERCGWCLSCKASVSSKRGCMLNHAALSATKGTMKTLASLHPIKNGEGNLVSIATYVLYMEESLGGLVTGPFVNENYRNQWRKQIYEGSSFCAIKALLLELEANIRTIALSGEWIKLVDDWLVESSMIQSATCSVGTTQKRGPNSRRGRKQNAIHDDKDDDCHDQSFVWWQGGKLSKLIFQRAILSCSLVKKAARQGGWKKIPGISYADGSEIPKRSRQSVWRAAVEMSKNASQLALQVRYLDYHLRWSDLVRPEQNLPDGKGVETDASVFRNANICDKKSVKNSTIYGVDFGSQKHLPNRVMKSIIETEESQDGYNKFWFPELRIPLYLIKEYEERVGKALLPSAEEPLNMFRKLQKQQWKVPRRDIFFYLVCKRDNLDLCSCSSCQLNVLMRNAFKCSICQGYCHEDCTMSSTVSINEEVEFLITCKQCYHAKAFTKNENLKESPTSPLHLQMQEYQTPMTVTSVARTKNYTQPVTHVKGQGTRSEKKATSESALAAKKRRGICSWGIIWKKKNGQETDTDFLLNNILLADGSEVHGLYPVCHLCHMPYQSDLMYICCETCKNWYHAEAVELDESKISEVAGFKCCKCRRIKSPLCPYTDSKNIRMLENKKVHTRRSKQETVGEDSDSATISISDSKLYEPATPIFPMEEVPMQDGDPLLFSLAKVELVTEYDSEVNAQWNTAEPGPRKLPVRRGIKREEDVNGFHESNISHPGISTHGEMNYLSNSMDFAPSHVEWDASMNGFEGEMVHDYEDLNYENMEPQTVFTINELLAPDDGDQLDGFEAFADESGNLENQYTVFQDGGSDQYNMATFTDEVKSAVDMMQCQVCSFQEPSPDLSCQNCGLLIHNECSPWTESSPVNGSWKCGQCREWR; this comes from the exons ATGGACAATCCGGTGGTCAAAAAGAGGGGTCGCCCTAGGAAGCGTAAAGTGGAGGATGAAAAGGACCTGAAATTGGGTCCGGAAGCTAAGAAACGGGTTGTGGAGACAAGGTTGATTGTGTTGGTGGGTAGATATGTGTTGAAAGACTTTGGAAGGAGTGGGATTTTTCTTGGGAAAGTTGTGTATTATGATGCCGGGTTGTATAGAGTTAATTACGAAGATGGTGATTGTGAGGACTTGGAGAGTGGCGAGATTCGTGGCATCCTTGTTGGTGATGATGATTTTGACACTGGTTTGAATGTTAGGAGGAAGAAATTAGATGATTTAGTGTCGAACTTGAATAGGGAAACTGCAGCTGGGTTGGATAAGAATGTTGTAAACTCAGTCCAGGAGGCGGATAGGATCGATTCACCAGCATTGAGGGATTTGGGCGGTGGAGTAAAGATCGAGAGTGATGAGACTCAAATTGAAGGTGACGATGATTCGTCTAGTGATTCGAGTGAGTATGAACGGGATAGAGATATGGGTTTTGATGATAAGCCACCCCCTgtcccaccaccaccattgccGCCTTCTTCAGGTACCATAGGCGTGCCAGAGCAGTATGTTTCACATCTTTTTTCCGTATATGGTTTCTTGCGATCATTTAGCATCTCCCtgttcttgaaccccttcacaCTGGATGATTTTGTGGGATCGCTTAATTGCTGTGCTCCAAACACACTGTTGGATGCAATTCATGTTGCTTTGCTGCGTGCCTTGAGGCGTCATCTTGAAACACTCTCATCTGATGGCTCAGAGGTAGCACCAAAGTGTTTGAG GTGCATTGATTGGAACTTGGTTGATACATTGACTTGGCCAGTTTACTTGGTCCAGTATTTGACAATTATGGGATATACAAAAGGACCTGATTGGAGAGGCTTTTATAATGATGTTTTGGGTAAGGAGTATTATCTACTATCAGTTGGTATAAAGTTAATTATTTTGCAAATCCTTTGCAACGATGTCTTAGATGCTAAAGATCTGAGAGATGAATTAGACATGCGTGAAGAATCAGAAGTCGGAATAGATTATGATGCAGAAGTAACTAATCCTCTTGTAAGTGGGCCAAGAAGGGTCCACCCGAGATATTCTAAAACTTCTGCCTGGAAGGACAGAGAAGAGGTGGAAACTAATCGCACGTCTGGTAATGCTAATTCAATCAGTTCCAAAGGTGTAAAAGAGGACGTGGATGATGCAGATCGCAACTCTGATGAATGTCGGCTTTGtggcatggatggaaccttgcTTTGCTGTGATGGGTGTCCTTCTGCTTACCACACAAGGTGTATTGGTGTTATGAAATTGTCTATACCAGAAGGGTCCTGGTATTGTCCCGAGTGCACAATTGATAAGATTGGGCCAACAATTACAAAGGGAACATCTGTTAAAGGAGCACAAATATTTGGCATTGATTCCTACGAGCACATCTTCATGGGTACTTGCAACCACTTACTGGT GCTCAAGGAAACTATCAATACAGAACCATGTGTTAGATATTACAGTCAGAATGATATTCCAAAAGTCCTTAAAGTTTTACATTCATCTGGCCAACATACAGCTTTATACTCAGATGTGTGCAAGGCAATTTTACAATATTGGAGTATCCCAGAAAGTGTCTTATATTTTCCAGAAGCGACTGAAACAGAAATTCCATTGGAATATACAAAGGAAGGTGCAAAATCTTCTACTCGGTCACTTCCTTTGCCTGGCAAGGAAAATCATACGGTTGCAGATCCGGTCAAGGCTGAGAATTATGTGACTAGTGTAAGTCATACCAATTTAGGTTACACGGCAGCTTCATCTCTCAATGCCTCTGATAAGATCCAAGTTGACCTTCCTAATTTTCAGAGCAATGGTGGCAGTGAACCACAGGAGCGCCGGCCTTTGATTATCAAGATACGTACAAGGCAGAAAATGGAATTTTCTGTTCCAAATGGTACTGGTAGCCAGCAGGCTGATCCATCTCATCTGACCCACCAAAGTTCAGTTGAGAGACCGCTTGCAGTAGCCCGTAGTACATGCACCTCAGGGAACATCAACAGTTCTTACAGTGAGCATGCATGCATGGGGGCTTTTTATAAACCTCAGGCATACATAAATTACTATATGCATGGAGAGTTTGCTGCATCTGCTGCTTCCAAACTTGCTGCAATATCATCAGAAGAAACTCGGGTCTCAGATAGTCAGGCTTTAGGCAATCCCAGGAAAGTTGCGTCTGCAAACATTTCATTGCAAACAAAAGCCTTCTCATTAACAGCCTCACGATTCTTCTGGCCAAGTTCTGAAAAGAAGCTTGTGGAGGTTCCAAGGGAGAGGTGTGGTTGGTGTCTTTCTTGTAAGGCTTCAGTGTCAAGCAAGAGAGGATGTATGCTAAATCATGCTGCTTTGAGTGCCACCAAAGGTACTATGAAGACCCTTGCCAGCCTGCATCCAATAAAGAATGGGGAGGGGAATCTTGTAAGCATTGCAACATATGTTTTATACATGGAGGAGAGTTTAGGTGGCCTAGTAACTGGACCCTTTGTAAATGAAAATTATAGAAACCAGTGGCGCAAACAAATTTATGAAGGATCAAGTTTCTGTGCAATAAAAGCGCTATTGCTTGAA CTTGAGGCAAATATCCGAACCATTGCTCTATCTGGGGAGTGGATTAAGCTGGTGGATGATTGGTTGGTTGAATCTTCGATGATTCAAAGTGCAACTTGCTCTGTTGGCACTACACAAAAACGCGGACCAAACAGCAGGAGGGGTAGGAAGCAGAATGCGATTCATGACGATAAAGATGATGATTGCCATGACCAGAGTTTTGTCTGGTGGCAAGGTGGGAAGCTATCAAAGCTTATATTCCAGAGAGCAATTTTATCATGTTCACTGGTTAAAAAAGCAGCTCGCCAAG GTGGTTGGAAGAAAATTCCTGGTATATCTTATGCTGATGGTTCTGAGATTCCTAAAAGAAGCAGGCAGTCAGTATGGAGGGCTGCAGTTGAAATGAGTAAGAATGCATCACAGCTTGCGCTTCAG GTCAGATATTTGGACTATCATCTGAGATGGAGTGATCTTGTTCGTCCTGAGCAGAACCTCCCCGATGGGAAGGGTGTGGAGACAGATGCATCTGTTTTTAGAAATGCAAATATATGTGATAAAAAATCTGTGAAGAACAGTACCATATATGGGGTTGATTTCGGTAGTCAAAAGCATCTGCCTAACCGTGTAATGAAGAGTATCATTGAAACAGAGGAAAGTCAAGATGGATATAACAAGTTTTGGTTTCCTGAACTGCGCATTCCTTTATATTTGATTAAAGAATATGAAGAAAGGGTGGGCAAAGCTCTTTTGCCATCAGCTGAGGAGCCTTTGAATATGTTTCGCAAGTTACAGAAACAGCAGTGGAAGGTTCCCCGCAGGGACATATTTTTCTATCTTGTGTGCAAGAGAGATAATCTGGACTTGTGTTCCTGCTCTTCATGTCAACTGAATGTTTTAATGCG GAATGCATTCAAGTGCAGCATCTGTCAAG GTTATTGTCATGAGGACTGTACCATGAGTTCAACAGTTTCTATAAATGAAGAGGTTGAGTTCTTGATCACTTGCAAGCAGTGCTACCATGCAAAGGCTTTCactaaaaatgaaaacttgaaGGAGTCTCCAACTAGTCCTTTGCACTTGCAAATGCAAGAATATCAAACTCCCATGACAGTCACCAGTGTTGCACGGACCAAAAATTACACTCAACCAGTAACACATGTCAAAGGACAAGGGACCCGTTCCGAGAAGAAAGCAACTTCAGAGTCTGCTTTGGCAGCAAAAAAACGTCGCGGCATTTGTTCTTGGGGTATTatatggaagaagaagaacggcCAGGAAACTGACACTGATTTCCTGCTTAATAACATACTTCTTGCGGATGGTTCAGAAGTGCATGGGTTGTATCCTGTTTGCCACTTGTGCCATATGCCATATCAGTCAGATCTGATGTATATATGCTGCGAAACTTGCAAAA ATTGGTACCATGCCGAAGCTGTTGAGCTCGACGAGTCAAAGATTTCTGAAGTGGCTGGTTTCAAGTGTTGCAAGTGTCGGAGGATAAAATCACCTTTATGTCCTTACACTGATTCTAAAAACATAAGGATGCTTGAGAACAAGAAGGTTCACACTAGGCGTTCAAAGCAAGAAACAGTTGGAGAGGACTCTGATTCTGCAACCATTTCCATATCTGATTCTAAATTGTACGAACCTGCTACTCCAATATTTCCCATGGAGGAAGTGCCCATGCAGGATGGTGATcctcttctcttttctctcgCTAAAGTTGAGTTAGTTACAGAGTACGATTCGGAAGTTAATGCTCAATGGAATACTGCTGAGCCAGGGCCTAGGAAATTACCAGTGAGAAGGGGTATTAAGCGTGAAGAGGATGTAAATGGCTTTCACGAGAGTAACATATCTCATCCTGGAATATCTACACATGGTGAAATGAATTACCTGTCAAATTCCATGGACTTTGCACCATCCCATGTTGAATGGGATGCCTCCATGAATGGATTTGAAGGTGAGATGGTGCATGACTATGAAGATCTGAACTATGAGAATATGGAACCGCAAACTGTCTTCACTATCAATGAGTTGCTTGCACCTGATGATGGTGACCAGTTGGATGGATTCGAAGCATTTGCAGATGAATCAGGAAATCTGGAAAACCAATATACAGTTTTCCAGGATGGAGGCTCTGATCAGTATAACATGGCTACTTTCACTGATGAAGTAAAGTCTGCTGTTGATATGATGCAATGTCAGGTGTGCTCATTTCAAGAACCATCCCCCGATCTTTCCTGCCAGAACTGTGGGCTATTGATACACAATGAGTGTTCACCTTGGACTGAATCATCACCAGTGAATGGAAGCTGGAAGTGTGGCCAGTGCAGAGAGTGGCGGTAG